The sequence below is a genomic window from Polaribacter vadi.
TGCTGTAGTTATGGAAACTGCAACTGGCGAAATTAAAGCGATTTCTAATTTAGGAAGAACATCAAAAGGAAAGTATTTCGAGAAAAGAAATTATGCAGTTTGGGAAAGTCATGAACCAGGTTCTACTTTTAAACTAGCAAGTTTAATGGCTGTTTTAGATGATAAATATATTGATACATCTACAGTTGTTGATACAGAAAAAGGGAGAATTTACGTAAACAATAGAAAGGTTGAAGATTCTAAACATGGTGGTTATGGAGAAATTTCTGCTGCAAGAGTTTTTGAGGTTTCATCGAATGTTGGGATTGTAAAGTTGATAAAAAAACATTACGATAAGCAACCAGAAAAGTTTATAGAAAAATTAGAAAAATACGGATTTACAAAGCCAATTGGTTTTCAAATTAAAGGAGAAGGAAAACCTTATATACCAAAACCATCAGACAAAGCTTGGAGTAAAATTTCTTTAGAATGGATGGCTTGGGGTTATGGAATTTCTGTAACACCAATGCAAACTTTAATGTTTTACAATGCTGTTGCCAATAATGGAATTATGGTAAAACCTCGTTTCGTAAAAGAATTAAGAAGAGAGGATAAAGCAGAAAAAGTTTTTGAAACCGAAATTGTTAACCCAAGAATTGCATCACAAGAAACCATTAATAAAGTTAGAAAAGTGATGGAAAATGTGGTGATTAAGGGAACAGCAGATAATATTTATTCGCCCAACTTTTCGATGGCTGGTAAAACAGGAACTGCTAAAAAATATATTCCAAGAGTTAAAAATAAAAATGGCGAATGGGAAGGTGGTTATTATTCAACACAAAGATATGTAGCTTCTTTTGCTGGGTTTTTTCCAGCAGAAAATCCTAAATATTCTTGCATTGTGTTGGTGCACGATCCTGATAAAAAGAAAGGATATTATGGCGCTTCTGTTGCTGCACCAATTTTTAAAGAAATTGCTCAGAAAATTTACACAACAACACCAATTGATAATCAAACTGTAAATCAAAAAGTAGAATATGCAGCCTTAGATACGCAATATAACGCATATGATAAAATTGCTTATAAAACGTATAAAGAAGTACCAAATGTAGAGGGTATGGATGGTATGGATGCAGTTTCTATGTTAGAAAATATAGGAATGAAAGTCCAGTTTTCTGGTGTAGGAAAAGTAGAAACTCAATCTATTAAAAAAGGTGAGAAATTAATAAAAGGAACAACAATTATTTTAAAATTATCATAAACTGAAGAATTTACAAGACATATTATATAAGGTTGCCATCAAACAAGTATTTGGAAATACAAATATGGATGTAAACCACCTTGTTTTCGACTCTAGAAAAGCTGAGAATAACGATGTTTTTGTAGCGCAAAAAGGCGTTCAGGTAGATGGTCATTTATACATTGATAAAGCGATTTCTTCAGGTGCAAGTGTAATTATTTGTGAAGATTTTCCAAATGATAAAAAAGAAGGAGTTAGTTATATTCAAGTTGCTGATGCAAATGTTGCTTTGGCAATAATGGCTGCTAATTTTTATGAAAATCCATCAACAAAATTTCCAGTAGTTGGGGTTACAGGTACTAATGGAAAAACAACAATAGCTTCACTTTTATATCAATTATTTCACAAAGCAGGTTATAAAGTAGGTTTGTTATCAACTGTAAAAATTTTAGTTGATGAAACCGAATTTAAAGCTACACATACAACTCCAGATTCTTTAACTATCAATAAATATTTAGATATGATGTTGGAAGCTGGTGTAGAATACTGTTTTATGGAAGTGAGTTCGCATGGAATTCATCAAAAAAGAACAGAAGGTTTAACGTTTGCTGGCGGAATTTTTACCAATCTTTCTCACGATCATTTAGATTATCATGAAACGTTTGCAGAATACAGAGATGTAAAAAAATCGTTTTTTGATAGTTTGCCAAAATCGGCATTTGCGTTAACGAATATCGATGATAAAAATGGCAACTTTATGTTGCAAAACACGGTTGCAAAAAAATATAGTTACGCTTTAAAAACGGTTGGAGATTATAAAACTAGAATTTTAGAAAAACAACTTTCAGGTACTTTAATTTCTGTGGATGGCACTGAAGTTTGGACCAAATTAATTGGTGTTTTTAATATCTATAATTTAACTGCAATTATAGCAACTGCTGATTTATTAGGATTAGAAAAACTAGAAATCTTAACGATTGTAAGTCAGTTAGAAAGTGTAAATGGGCGTTTTCAATATATAATTTCAGACGATGGAGTTACAGCAATTGTAGATTATGCTCACACTCCAGATGCATTAAAAAATGTGTTAGAAACTATCAACGATATTATAACCAACAACGAAAAAGTGATTACAGTTGTAGGTTGTGGAGGTGATAGAGATAAAACCAAAAGACCAAAAATGGCACATATTGCTTCGCAATTAAGCAATCAAGTTATTTTCACGTCAGACAATCCAAGAACAGAAAACGCTCAAACCATTTTAGATGAAATGGAAGTGGGAGTTTCTCCAGAAAACTATAAAAAAACACTCACAGTTTTAGATAGAAAACAAGCAATTAAAACTGCTTGCAAGTTATCGGAACCTGGAGATATTATATTGATTGCAGGAAAAGGACATGAGAATTATCAAGAAATAAACGGAGTTCGCGCTCATTTTGATGATTTAGAAGAAGTTACAAATTGTTTCAATCAACTAAAAAAGAACTAGAATGCTATATTATTTATTTGAATATTTAGAAAGTCAGTTTAGTATTCCTGGTGCAAGTGTGTTTCAGTTTATCACATTTAGAGCAGCAGCAGCATTTATTTTGTCTTTGTTAATTTCTGCAATTTATGGAAAAAGAATCATCAACTACTTGCAAAAAAAACAAGTTGGAGAAACTGTAAGAGATTTAGGTTTAGATGGTCAAAAACAAAAATCTGGTACACCAACAATGGGTGGAATCATTATTATTTTGGCAACATTAATTCCTGCAGTTTTATTGGCAAAGTTGGATAATATTTATATCATCATTCTAATCATTACCACAGTTTGGATGGGTTTAATTGGTTTTTTAGATGATTATATAAAGGTATTTAAAAAAGATAAAGACGGTTTAAGTGGTAAGTTTAAAATTTTAGGGCAAGTTGGTTTGGGTTTAATTGTTGGGTCGATGTTATATTTTAATGATGATGTTGTTATCAAAGAACAATTACCAATTGATCAACAAATTGTTCAAGAAAATGGCAGAAAGCAAGTTTTTGGCGAAGCTCATAAATCAACAAAAACAACGGTTCCTTTCTTTAAAAATAACGAACTAGATTATTCAAAAGCTTTTAGTTTTTTAGGAGATGGTTATGAAAAATATGGTTGGATTGTTTTCATTTTTATAACTGTTTTTATTGTAACAGGAGTTTCAAATGGAGCCAATTTAACAGATGGAATTGATGGTTTAGCAGCAGGTTCATCAGCAATTATTGTGGTAACACTAGCTGTTTTTGCTTGGGTTTCTGGAAACATCATTTTCGCAGATTATTTGGATGTCATGTACATTCCTAATTCTGGAGAAATGACGGTTTTTATACTTGCTTTTGCTGGAGCTTTAATTGGGTTTTTGTGGTACAACACCTATCCTGCTCAAGTTTTTATGGGTGATACAGGGAGTTTAACCATTGGTGGAATTATAGCTGTAATTGCAATTTCAATCAGAAAAGAATTATTACTACCAATTTTAGCTGGGATTTTTGTCATTGAAAACTTATCTGTAATCATGCAAGTTTCTTGGTTTAAATACACGAAAAAGAAATTTGGTGAAGGAAGACGAATTTTTAAAATGTCGCCTTTGCATCATCATTATCAAAAATTAAGTTATCACGAAAGTAAAATTGTAGTTCGTTTTTGGATTGTTGGAATTTTACTAGCAGTTTTTACGATTGCAACTCTAAAATTGAGATAAAAAAAGGCCCATCCCAACCTTCCCAAAGGGAAGGAGTTATCAAGTTTGTGGGGAATTAAAATTAGTAAGTTTAAGTAAAAAAATGAATAACCAAGATAAATATAAAGCTGAGAAAAAGTCCTCTTTTGAAGGGTTTAGGAAGCTTATTATTCTTGGTGGAGGAGAAAGTGGTGTTGGTACAGCCATTTTAGGAAAACAAAAAGGATACAAAGTTTTTGTTTCTGACAGAGGAGAAATATCAAAAAAATATAAAGAAGTTCTTTTAAATAACGAGATCGATTTTGAGGAAAATCAACATACAGAAAGCAAAATTTTAACTGCTGATGTTGTGATGAAGAGTCCTGGAATTCCTGATAAAGCTGAGTTAGTTCAAAAATTGTTAAAAAAATCAATTCCTGTGATTTCAGAAATTGAGTTTGCAGCACAATTTACAAAGGCTAAAATTATAGGAATTACAGGATCTAATGGAAAAACAACGACAACATTATTAGTGCATCATATTTTAAAAAGTGCAGGATTAAATGTGGGAGTTGCAGGAAATATTGGAGACAGTTTTGCAAAACAAGTTGCAGAAAATGATTTCGAAAATTATGTGTTAGAAATTAGCAGTTTTCAGTTAGATGGAATTGAAAAGTTCAATAGTCATATTGCAATTTTAACCAATATAACTCCAGATCATTTAGATAGATATGAGTATGATTTTAATAAATACATCGAATCAAAATTTAGAATAACAAAAAACCAAAAAGCAACTGATTATCTAATTTATGATGCAGATGATGAAGTTATCAATAATTGGTTAAAAGAAAATAAAACACAAGCAAAATTAGTTCCGTTTTCGCTTGAAAAAGAATTAGAGTATGGAGCGTATATCAAAGACAACAATATTATTATCAATATAAATAAAGACAAAATTAATATGCCAATATCAACTTTATCAATTAAAGGAAAACACAATACTAAGAATGCAATGGCTTCAGCAATGGCTGCTCAATTATTAAGCGTTAGAAGAGATTTTATAAAAGAGAGTTTGTCAAATTTTGAAGGTGCAGAACATCGTTTAGAAAATGTAGCAAAAGTTAATGATGTAGAGTATATAAACGACTCTAAAGCAACCAATGTAAACGCAACTTTTTATGCTTTAGAATGCATGGATAAAACCACAATTTGGATTGTTGGTGGTGTTGATAAAGGAAATGATTATAATGATTTATTGCCTTTGGTTAGAGAAAAAGTAAAAGCAATTGTGTGTTTAGGTGTTGATAATGATAAAATTAAAAATACGTTTGGGAATGTAGTAGATATTATTGTGGAAACTGCTGGTGCAGAAGAAGCTGTAAAAGTATCTCATAAATTGGCAGAAAGAGGAGAAACAGTTTTATTGTCTCCTGCTTGTGCAAGTTTTGATTTATTTGAAAATTACGAAGATAGAGGTCGTCAATTTAAAAAAGCGGTTAGAAATCTTTAAAAGCGGTACGTCCCAACCTTCCTAAACAGAAAGAATTAGCAAGTTTAAGGAGATAAAATTACTTTAATAAAAATTTAAAAAAATATAGATAAACACAAGAGTGTTTCTCTTCTTTGGAGAGATTAAAAGAGGCTTATGAAAACCATTTTTCAACATATAAAAGGAGATAAAACCATTTGGGCAATTGTGGCTATTTTGGCAATATTCTCATTTATGCCAGTATATAGCGCAAGCACAAACTTGGTATATGTTGTGGGTTCTGGATCTACTTTTGGATATTTAGTAAAGCACATGGTTTTACTAATTATGGGATTTGCGATTATTTATGGCGTTCATAAAATTCCTTATCGATATTTTTCTGGAGGTTCTGTTTTAATGTTGCCAATTGTAATTATTTTACTGGTTTTTACATTAATGCAAGGAACCACAATTGGTGGCGCAAATGCAAGTAGATGGATTAACATTCCGTTTGTAGGTATTGGTTTTCAAACATCAACTTTGGCAGGTTTAGTTTTAATGGTTTATGTGGCTAGATATTTAGCAAAAAATAAAGAAAAAGAAATTCGATTTAAAGAGAGTTTGTGGCAACTTTGGTTGCCAGTTTTTGCGGTTTTAATATTGATTTTACCCGCAAATTTCTCTACAACAGCTATCATTTTTACAATGATTTTAACGCTAACATTTGTAGGAGGATATCCAATAAAATATTTAGGATTTATTTTGGGAGTTGGTATTTTAGCATTGGCATTTTTTGTGTTGATAGCCAAAGCTTTTCCAGATGCAATGCCTAACAGAGTGCAGACTTGGCAAAACAGAATCGAGAATTTTTCTGATGCTGATAATAAAGAAGCGTATCAAGTTGAAAAAGCAAAAATAGCTATAGCAACAGGAGGTGCAGTTGGAGTTGGACCAGGAAAAAGTATTCAAAAGAACTTTTTACCACAATCTTCTTCCGATTTTATTTTTGCAATTATAATTGAAGAATATGGTTTAGCTGGCGGTTTTATAATCGTTTCAATTTATTTTTTATTACTCTTTAGAATCTTTGTAGTGATTAGAAAAACAACCACAATTTTTGGAACTTTATTAGTTTTAGGAGTTGGGTTCCCAATTATATTTCAGGCAACCATAAATATGGCAGTTGCTACGAATTTGTTTCCTGTAACTGGGCAAACCTTGCCACTAATTAGTAGTGGAGGAACCTCTATTTGGATGACTTGTTTTGCCTTAGGAATGATTTTAAGTGTAAGCGCTTCAAAGCAAGAAACAGAAGAAGATATTTTAGATGATAACCCTTTAGATATTTTGCATGAAACCATATAACATACTTATTTCTGGAGGAGGAACAGGAGGTCATATCTATCCTGCAATTGCAATCGCAAACGAAATAAAATTGCGTTTTCCTGATGCAAACTTTTTGTTTGTTGGTGCAAAAGATAAAATGGAAATGGAAAAAGTGCCTCAAGCAGGTTACGAAATTAGAGGCCTATGGATTTCTGGAATTCAAAGAAAACAATTAGCTAAAAATTTTGGATTTCCTTTTAAAATGATTGATAGTTTATGGAGAGCAAGAAGAATAATAAGACAATTTAAACCAGATATAGCTATTGGAACTGGTGGTTTTGCAAGCGGACCAACTTTAATAATGGCAAGCAGAAGAAATATACCAACATTAATACAAGAGCAAAATTCTTATCCAGGAATTACAAATAAATTATTGAGCAAACGTGTTGCTAAAATTTGTGTGGCTTATGATGGTTTATCTCGATTTTTTCCGATTGCGAAAATTGTAAAAACAGGAAATCCTGTTCGTCAAGATTTATTGCAGATAAATGCCAAAGTTAATGAAGGTAAAGTTTTTTTTAATATTGATAAAAAAAAGAAAACAATCTTAGTTTTAGGAGGAAGTTTAGGAGCAAGAAAAATAAATCAATTAATAGAAAGTAATCTAGATTTTTTTAAAAAGCAAGATGTGCAACTTATTTGGCAATGTGGTAAATTTTATTTTGAAGAGTATAAAAAATATGATAATTTAGAGCATGTTCAAGTGCATCAATTTATAAATAAGATGGATTTGGCGTATGCAGCTTCTGATATTATAATATCGAGATCAGGTGCAGGTTCAGTATCGGAATTGTGTATTGTTGGGAAGCCAGTAATTTTTATTCCATCACCAAATGTGGCAGAAGATCATCAAACAAAAAATGCAAAATCGATTGCAGATAAACAAGGGGCAATTTTATTGCCAGAAAGTGAGTTAGAAACATTTCCAATAATCTTTGAAACGTTATTAAAAGATAAAGGAAAGCAAGAACATTTATCAGAAAATATAAACGAATTAGCATTGCCTGGAGCAACAACAGCAATAGTAAATGAGATTGAAAAATTATTAAAAAAGTGAATTTAGAAAGTATACATAACGTCTATTTTGTCGGAATTGGAGGCATAGGAATGAGCGCAATTGCTCGTTATTTTGCGTCTGTTGGAAAAAATGTTGCTGGTTATGATAAAACACCTTCTCAAATTACAAATGATTTGCAAGATTTAGGTGTGGAAATTCATTTTGAAGATGCTTTAAAAAATATTCCGATTTCTTTCTTAAATAAGGAAACAACTTTGGTGGTTTATACGCCAGCAGTTCCAAAAAATCATATCGAATTCAATTATTTTTTAGATAATAATTTTACAGTTTTAAAAAGAGCTGCAGTTTTAGGTAAAATTACTGGCAATACATTTTGCTTAGCAGTTGCAGGTACACATGGAAAAACTACAACCTCTTCTATTTTAGGGCATATTATGAAATCCGTAAATGCAACTTCTTTTTTAGGCGGAATTGCAGAAAACTATAATTCTAATTTAATTTTAGGAGAAGATAAAATCTCGGTTGTAGAAGCAGATGAATTCGATAGATCTTTCTTGCAATTAAGCCCAAATATTGCTTGTATTACTTCTATGGATGCAGATCATTTGGATATTTATGGAGCAGCAGAAGCTTTAAATGAATCATTTTTTGATTTCTCTCAAAAAGTTTCTGATACTTTAATTGTTGCCAAAGGTTTGCCTTTAAAAGGAGTAACATATGCTATAAATGAAGAAGCAGATTATAAAGCTTTCAACTTAAAAATTGAAAGTGGTACATATATTTTTGATGTACAAACGCCATCAGAAACCATAAAAAATATCGAGTTTCATTTACCAGGAAATCACAATGTAATGAATGCTTTGGCTGCATTAGCAATGGCAGATGTTTATGGAGTTTCTTTAGAGGATATCAAACAACGTTTATCAACTTTTAAAGGTGTAAAACGTAGATTTTCTTATAAAATTAAAACCGATAATTTAGTTTTAATTGATGATTACGCACATCATCCAACAGAAATAAATGCCGTAGAAAATTCGATTCGAGAAATGTATCCTGATGAAAAAGTGTTGGTTGTTTTTCAGCCACATTTATTTTCTAGAACAAGAGATTTTATAGATGATTTTGCCAGTGCATTATCGAAATTTGATGAAATTTTGTTGTTGGATATTTATCCTGCAAGAGAAGAACCAATTGCGAATGTAAACTCTGAGTGGTTGTTGAGTAAGATTGATAATAAGCAGAAAAAATTAGTCCAAAAAAATAATATTTTAAAAGATATTAAAAAATCTGTTGCAAAAGTAGTAGTAATGTTAGGTGCAGGCGATATTGGAGTGCTTATTAATGAAGTAACAAATCAACTTTTAAAAACCCAAGAAGATGAAGATTAAAAGGTTTTTAAAATATATGCTATTTCTAGTGTTAATAGGTTGTTTGAGCTTTTTGTATAGTTTTTCATCTATCAGAAATCAACAGAAAAAAGTAACAGAAATAATTGTTGAATTTGAAGATGGAGATAACAATTTTTTGACGCATGCTATGGTTAATAAATTGTTAATACAAAATCAAGAAACAGTACAAAACCAAGCAAAATCTGTAATAGATTTATACAATCTAGAGAATAATGTTTCTAAGAACCCTTATGTTGAAAAGGCTGCCGTTTTTTTAACAGTTCAGGGTGTGTTAAAATCTGTTATAAAACAACGAACTCCAGTAGCAAGAGTTATTAACAAAAATGATTCTTATTACATTGATAAAGAAGGAGTAAAAGTGCCTTTGTCAGATAATTATTCAGCAAGAGTATTGTTGGTTTCTGGCGTAAAAGATGAAGATGATGTTAGTGAAATATTACCTTTAATAGATACAATTTTAAAGGATAATTTTTTACGAAAAGAAGTTGTTGGTATTGAAAAATCTGACGCTAATGAGTATCAATTTTCCGTGAGAAGTGGAAACTATAAAATCGATTTTGGTAATTTAACTGAAGTTGATGTGAAATTTAAAAAATTAAAAGCGTTTTATAATAAAACATTTGAAGACGAAACGATTCAAATTTATAAAACAATAAATGTAAAATATCACAACCAAGTTGTGTGCACTAAATAACCTAAAATGGAAGACAATAAAATAGCTGTAGGTTTAGATATTGGTACAACCAAAATTGTAGCCATGATTGGTCGTAAAAACGAATATGGTAAGATTGAAGTTATTGGCATTGGTAAAGCCAAAAGTTTAGGTGTAAAACGTGGCGTTGTTAGTAATATAACCCAAACTATACAATCTATTCAGCAAGCAGTAGATGAAGCAGAAAGTGTTTCTGGAATTAAGATTGAAGATGTTGTTGTAGGTATTGCTGGTCAACATATTAGGAGTTTACATCATAGTGATTATATCACAAGAAATAACGCAGATGAAGTTATAGAAGAATCAGATATTTATAATTTGGTAAATCAAGTTCATAAATTAGTAATGTTGCCTGGAGAGGAAATTATTCATGTGTTACCTCAAGAGTTTAAAGTAGATTCTCAATCAGATATTAAAGAACCAATTGGTATGTATGGAGGTCGTTTAGAAGCGAATTTTCATGTAGTAGTTGGGCAAGTATCATCGATTAGAAATATAGGAAGATGTATTAAAAGTGCAGGTTTAAATTTAAACGAAATTACTTTAGAGCCTTTAGCATCTGCAGAAGCAGTTTTAAGTCAAGAAGAAAAAGAAGCAGGTGTTGCTTTGATTGATATTGGTGGTGGAACAACAGATTTAGCCATTTTTAAAGATGGTATAATTAGACATACAGCAGTAATTCCTTTTGGTGGTAATGTTATTACAGATGATATAAAAGAAGGCTGTTCAATTATAGAAAAACAAGCTGAACTATTAAAAATTAAGTTTGGTTCTGCTTGGCCAGGAGAAAATAAAGAATCGGAAATTGTTTCTATTCCAGGTTTAAGAGGAAGAGAACCAAAAGAGATTACACTTAAAAATTTATCAAAAATTATACATGCAAGAGTTCAAGAAATTATTGAGCATGTGTATTTAGAGATAAAAAATTACGGACACGAAACG
It includes:
- a CDS encoding penicillin-binding protein, which produces MATHKKSILTKFYIVAGFITLILFAVIFRVVNIQYFQGEKYRKLSTDLTVKEFTISANKGNVYAADGNLLATSMSKYTIRMDVVAVDGTVFEKNIAGLSKELSKMLGYSANHYQTKLRDAKKRKNRYLLIARNVGYNDYVKMKSFPIFNLGVYQGGFIAEHKTVREHPIGKIAERTIGYADFRGEAGIEGAFADFMEGENGLRWKQKIAKNQWKPISDVNEKEPIDGHDVITTIDVNIQDITHHALLRQLEYFEADHGCAVVMETATGEIKAISNLGRTSKGKYFEKRNYAVWESHEPGSTFKLASLMAVLDDKYIDTSTVVDTEKGRIYVNNRKVEDSKHGGYGEISAARVFEVSSNVGIVKLIKKHYDKQPEKFIEKLEKYGFTKPIGFQIKGEGKPYIPKPSDKAWSKISLEWMAWGYGISVTPMQTLMFYNAVANNGIMVKPRFVKELRREDKAEKVFETEIVNPRIASQETINKVRKVMENVVIKGTADNIYSPNFSMAGKTGTAKKYIPRVKNKNGEWEGGYYSTQRYVASFAGFFPAENPKYSCIVLVHDPDKKKGYYGASVAAPIFKEIAQKIYTTTPIDNQTVNQKVEYAALDTQYNAYDKIAYKTYKEVPNVEGMDGMDAVSMLENIGMKVQFSGVGKVETQSIKKGEKLIKGTTIILKLS
- a CDS encoding UDP-N-acetylmuramoyl-L-alanyl-D-glutamate--2,6-diaminopimelate ligase → MKNLQDILYKVAIKQVFGNTNMDVNHLVFDSRKAENNDVFVAQKGVQVDGHLYIDKAISSGASVIICEDFPNDKKEGVSYIQVADANVALAIMAANFYENPSTKFPVVGVTGTNGKTTIASLLYQLFHKAGYKVGLLSTVKILVDETEFKATHTTPDSLTINKYLDMMLEAGVEYCFMEVSSHGIHQKRTEGLTFAGGIFTNLSHDHLDYHETFAEYRDVKKSFFDSLPKSAFALTNIDDKNGNFMLQNTVAKKYSYALKTVGDYKTRILEKQLSGTLISVDGTEVWTKLIGVFNIYNLTAIIATADLLGLEKLEILTIVSQLESVNGRFQYIISDDGVTAIVDYAHTPDALKNVLETINDIITNNEKVITVVGCGGDRDKTKRPKMAHIASQLSNQVIFTSDNPRTENAQTILDEMEVGVSPENYKKTLTVLDRKQAIKTACKLSEPGDIILIAGKGHENYQEINGVRAHFDDLEEVTNCFNQLKKN
- the mraY gene encoding phospho-N-acetylmuramoyl-pentapeptide-transferase, whose translation is MLYYLFEYLESQFSIPGASVFQFITFRAAAAFILSLLISAIYGKRIINYLQKKQVGETVRDLGLDGQKQKSGTPTMGGIIIILATLIPAVLLAKLDNIYIIILIITTVWMGLIGFLDDYIKVFKKDKDGLSGKFKILGQVGLGLIVGSMLYFNDDVVIKEQLPIDQQIVQENGRKQVFGEAHKSTKTTVPFFKNNELDYSKAFSFLGDGYEKYGWIVFIFITVFIVTGVSNGANLTDGIDGLAAGSSAIIVVTLAVFAWVSGNIIFADYLDVMYIPNSGEMTVFILAFAGALIGFLWYNTYPAQVFMGDTGSLTIGGIIAVIAISIRKELLLPILAGIFVIENLSVIMQVSWFKYTKKKFGEGRRIFKMSPLHHHYQKLSYHESKIVVRFWIVGILLAVFTIATLKLR
- the murD gene encoding UDP-N-acetylmuramoyl-L-alanine--D-glutamate ligase, whose product is MNNQDKYKAEKKSSFEGFRKLIILGGGESGVGTAILGKQKGYKVFVSDRGEISKKYKEVLLNNEIDFEENQHTESKILTADVVMKSPGIPDKAELVQKLLKKSIPVISEIEFAAQFTKAKIIGITGSNGKTTTTLLVHHILKSAGLNVGVAGNIGDSFAKQVAENDFENYVLEISSFQLDGIEKFNSHIAILTNITPDHLDRYEYDFNKYIESKFRITKNQKATDYLIYDADDEVINNWLKENKTQAKLVPFSLEKELEYGAYIKDNNIIININKDKINMPISTLSIKGKHNTKNAMASAMAAQLLSVRRDFIKESLSNFEGAEHRLENVAKVNDVEYINDSKATNVNATFYALECMDKTTIWIVGGVDKGNDYNDLLPLVREKVKAIVCLGVDNDKIKNTFGNVVDIIVETAGAEEAVKVSHKLAERGETVLLSPACASFDLFENYEDRGRQFKKAVRNL
- a CDS encoding FtsW/RodA/SpoVE family cell cycle protein, with amino-acid sequence MKTIFQHIKGDKTIWAIVAILAIFSFMPVYSASTNLVYVVGSGSTFGYLVKHMVLLIMGFAIIYGVHKIPYRYFSGGSVLMLPIVIILLVFTLMQGTTIGGANASRWINIPFVGIGFQTSTLAGLVLMVYVARYLAKNKEKEIRFKESLWQLWLPVFAVLILILPANFSTTAIIFTMILTLTFVGGYPIKYLGFILGVGILALAFFVLIAKAFPDAMPNRVQTWQNRIENFSDADNKEAYQVEKAKIAIATGGAVGVGPGKSIQKNFLPQSSSDFIFAIIIEEYGLAGGFIIVSIYFLLLFRIFVVIRKTTTIFGTLLVLGVGFPIIFQATINMAVATNLFPVTGQTLPLISSGGTSIWMTCFALGMILSVSASKQETEEDILDDNPLDILHETI
- the murG gene encoding undecaprenyldiphospho-muramoylpentapeptide beta-N-acetylglucosaminyltransferase; this encodes MKPYNILISGGGTGGHIYPAIAIANEIKLRFPDANFLFVGAKDKMEMEKVPQAGYEIRGLWISGIQRKQLAKNFGFPFKMIDSLWRARRIIRQFKPDIAIGTGGFASGPTLIMASRRNIPTLIQEQNSYPGITNKLLSKRVAKICVAYDGLSRFFPIAKIVKTGNPVRQDLLQINAKVNEGKVFFNIDKKKKTILVLGGSLGARKINQLIESNLDFFKKQDVQLIWQCGKFYFEEYKKYDNLEHVQVHQFINKMDLAYAASDIIISRSGAGSVSELCIVGKPVIFIPSPNVAEDHQTKNAKSIADKQGAILLPESELETFPIIFETLLKDKGKQEHLSENINELALPGATTAIVNEIEKLLKK
- the murC gene encoding UDP-N-acetylmuramate--L-alanine ligase; the protein is MNLESIHNVYFVGIGGIGMSAIARYFASVGKNVAGYDKTPSQITNDLQDLGVEIHFEDALKNIPISFLNKETTLVVYTPAVPKNHIEFNYFLDNNFTVLKRAAVLGKITGNTFCLAVAGTHGKTTTSSILGHIMKSVNATSFLGGIAENYNSNLILGEDKISVVEADEFDRSFLQLSPNIACITSMDADHLDIYGAAEALNESFFDFSQKVSDTLIVAKGLPLKGVTYAINEEADYKAFNLKIESGTYIFDVQTPSETIKNIEFHLPGNHNVMNALAALAMADVYGVSLEDIKQRLSTFKGVKRRFSYKIKTDNLVLIDDYAHHPTEINAVENSIREMYPDEKVLVVFQPHLFSRTRDFIDDFASALSKFDEILLLDIYPAREEPIANVNSEWLLSKIDNKQKKLVQKNNILKDIKKSVAKVVVMLGAGDIGVLINEVTNQLLKTQEDED
- a CDS encoding cell division protein FtsQ/DivIB; translated protein: MKIKRFLKYMLFLVLIGCLSFLYSFSSIRNQQKKVTEIIVEFEDGDNNFLTHAMVNKLLIQNQETVQNQAKSVIDLYNLENNVSKNPYVEKAAVFLTVQGVLKSVIKQRTPVARVINKNDSYYIDKEGVKVPLSDNYSARVLLVSGVKDEDDVSEILPLIDTILKDNFLRKEVVGIEKSDANEYQFSVRSGNYKIDFGNLTEVDVKFKKLKAFYNKTFEDETIQIYKTINVKYHNQVVCTK
- the ftsA gene encoding cell division protein FtsA → MEDNKIAVGLDIGTTKIVAMIGRKNEYGKIEVIGIGKAKSLGVKRGVVSNITQTIQSIQQAVDEAESVSGIKIEDVVVGIAGQHIRSLHHSDYITRNNADEVIEESDIYNLVNQVHKLVMLPGEEIIHVLPQEFKVDSQSDIKEPIGMYGGRLEANFHVVVGQVSSIRNIGRCIKSAGLNLNEITLEPLASAEAVLSQEEKEAGVALIDIGGGTTDLAIFKDGIIRHTAVIPFGGNVITDDIKEGCSIIEKQAELLKIKFGSAWPGENKESEIVSIPGLRGREPKEITLKNLSKIIHARVQEIIEHVYLEIKNYGHETQKGKLIAGIVLTGGGAQLKHLRQLVEYITGMDARIGFPNEHLAGDSEEALSSPAFATAVGLLMESLEKEVKVEKTEEIVEEFIPENIEVDDDEEERDFEPKVEIEKKPKKKSFFEKFTEGLKDFLDNAE